DNA sequence from the Hemitrygon akajei chromosome 8, sHemAka1.3, whole genome shotgun sequence genome:
ggtctccttgttATAAGAGAGACCTCTCTCCAGCCTGAGGCTGGAGAGAATGCAAAAGATATTTACACAAGATTGATGCCTGTTATAGGAAGAGGTTGCTCAGGCTGGATCCTTGGAGCATAAGGAAATGAGAGATGATCTCACAGAAGTTTGGAAAATCATGAGTAGAGATATGGTAGACCATCACCGTCTTTTCCCCATGGCtggggagtccaaaaccagagggCAGACTTAAGACAGGAGAGATTTAAGAGATCtagaggtaacttctttacaccCAGAGTAGTGCTGGGAGGAGCTgttagaggaagtggttgaggcaggtacacttGCAATACACTTGAAGGGTTCGGGCCTAACACAAGTAGGGAGAATGCTGTggtttggccaaagggcctgttctcgtGCTATAACACATGGGTAGACAGCCTGAGGTGAATTACTTAATAAATTTACCACAGAAAGCAAGCTTTATTGAGTTTTGCACTACATAACTAGTTTCTTAACATTTTCAAAAGAATTCATACTGTTCAATACGTGCAGGATCTCAGAACACTTTGTATATCACTTTTCCTACTTGCTAAACTGCTCATTTTCTTGCCCTTTGAATGTGTAAAAACTAACAATATTttaagtaattttatgtctgtatTGTGTCTTAGACAAGAATGAGAATGGTCTATTTTGCGGTAAAGTTCACAGCCCTTCAATTTACAGCATCCAGAAGATGACAGATCGCCTCACTCTGCCACCTGATCTGACCTCAATTACATTTTGTGTTGCATCCAATTGCTTTTTATTCATGCACTCTCAGCACGCATCTGTCTTAATTCATCCTTGTATTGCTCTTCAATTTTTGCAAGCACTGCTGGGATGTTGAGGGCCAACTCTGTAACAAAAGCCAGGCTCTCTGGAATTCTGTTAATTCCATTATCCTTCCACATATGATCCAAGCTGTTCAACCAGTGAATCCTCTGCTCCAATTTCAGCTCAGCCATCTTTTGCTCTTCCAATTCACTAAGAAAGGCATGCTTGGCTGTTATTTCACATTTATAACATTGTTGAAGCCGAGAGATTTCCATCAAAAGTTCCTGGTACTGTTCCTGTGTGTATAAGTGCTGCTCTTGAACACTGTCTTCACGAAGCAGAATATTTTCAGGAATACAAAAAATATGCTGTAAAATTCCTTGTTCAACCTTTTCAAAGACTGCATCCAAACGATCTTTCATCAACTGGAGAAAACTCTCTGTACAGGCACGGAGTTGAGATGGTGTGATGCTGTTGTCTGGGTGCTCCTTCAGTTTCTTAAGGATTACTCGTTCCACAACAAGCATCACATCAAGGAGAGAATCCTGGATTCCACTGTGAATTCGGAGAACACAAGTCTGAGGAGAAAACCCAAAGAACTGGGTTTCGTATGTCATCAGCCTATCTGCCATTTTAAAATCTAGAAAATAAttaagaaaaatttaaaaatgaataaaaatgtaCAGATGGCCTCAGAACAAACAGTCCTCAACAACTCATAAATCAAAAACATCTAAATGGCACGGAAGCAATGAAGCTGACAACATAGAAACGTGTGGCTACGGTTTCCGACTCTAACAACCCTCCCTCTCACCGTCTTCATCAGCAGACACAAAACGCATCcagggagggaaatgaacagttaacacttcaggccaagacccttcatcaggactagaaaggaagaaggcaaaagacagAACAGAAAGGGTGGGTGAGTGAACAATGGATGGTTATAGGTGCGGAGGACATGGTGGGACGATGGTATGAAGGGAAAGAGGGAAGAAAGTGGGCAGGTTCTGGCGGCGTGGAGGAGCTCTTTGTGTGTTGATCCAGATTTTCAGCATCGGGATCCGCAGAATCTCTCTCTTCCCATGCCACGGCCTTTCCCACCTCCGACCCCCGCTTCATTCCGCCACCCTGCCCCTCCTCACCCTCCACGGAGCGTTTCCACTCGGGGTTTGGCCGGCTCCGCGCTCCCGCCGAAACTCCACACATGCGCACCTGGCCCGAGGTGCCCGGTTGATGGTGTCCGTGTGCGGAAGTGACGCCAGCGGCACTGGCCGGAAGTACGAAGATGGCGTACCAGAGCCTGCAGCAGGAGTACCTGCAGATCCCGCTAGTGACCCGGGCGTATACCACGGCCTGTGTGCTCACCACTGCCGCTGTGGTAGGATCGGGGACCGGACTCGCTCACACCTGGCAGGCGGGGGGCAGGAGCGAGAGCGGCCTGTACACGGAGGGGGTATAGCGAGTGGTCGGCAGGTGGAGGCTGGGCCGGAGGTTTAGAGTCCTGACCGGGGATCTGGGTAACTTGGAGACACGGGAGTCTTCAGCAACAAGCGATTGAGCAGCGTCTGTGGGGTGAGGAGGGGATTGTTCGTTGGGGTGATGCAGAGttttgacccgaaacatcgacaatttCTTCCGACCCACAGATGCTACTCGACCGACTGGGTTGCTCCGGCAGTTAGTTTGTTGATCTGGGTAACGTGGCTACACTGGCTTCCGGCTCGATGGAAAGCTGACGTGTTTGTCAACGAGGCCCGAGTCCAGTACTGTGTCCTGTTCTTCGGAGTCGAGGCACAGGGTTTGGGGTGCGGGGGATCTGGAAACGGAGCTGCGAGGATTCGAAAATGTTTCAGTGTGTTGGACAGCCGTGCGGTGCAGAAAGTGTCATCAGGTGCAAAGGTTGAACAGCTGCCGACATCATTTGAGAGAACGAGAgaacaacctgaaacattaaccattTCTTTTTGCACATTAGCTTTGCTTACTGAGTTTAGTACTTTCTGCccttatttcatttatttttttcatttactGTGATGGAATTCGTAGAGGTTCCTTTTCAGTCTTTGCTGGCTGGATTTTCCCATTGCTTTGAAAGGAATTAGCAGATAATTCAGCAATTACAAATCTGTTAATGGTTGGTAAATTATTGGAATCGATTATGGTACAGTGTAGTTCAATAAAGAAAATGCAAGAtgaactcaggcagcatccatggaggaagatggcagtcgacattttgggttgaggttCTCCAGCTAGATTTGCAATGTAGTTCTTCTGATGAAAAAGAAAAGCAGTGATTAATCAGTGGATTATGGGTATGTTTGGTGTTTTATCAAAGCACTTCTGAAAGTGCAGACAAACAACATCAGCAACACTGCTCTCTTAGGTACTTCTGCAGATAATGTATAATAAACGTTTTAATTAGAAACAGTACCTCTGAAATTACAAGATGTATGAGACATGATGTTCTCCTTCTACCACTTATGCAGTGATTAGACCTATTCTTGAAGTGTGACTGCCTTCTCCGCTTTGTACGGTCATGGGCTCGATGTTCCAGGAGTCAGTGCAAATGTTGCACATTTTGCAAAGAGATTTTTGGCACGTCCTTGAATCTTTCTTTCCATTCACCTGATAGTCTCTTCTGACGAAGCTGAAGATATTCTCTGGTTCCGGTCTAATGTCAGGCATGCTACCCTTTTACTGTAAATGCTTTGTAAAAAAACTTCTTGTGTGTTTTTAAGTTAACTCTgctatttttctctctttcaatCTCCTACTTGGTCTCCCTGTATTTATGATGACAcagtagcctagtggttagcacaacacttcacagtacagCAACcctaattcctgctgctgcctataaggagtttctaCAGTAACACAGAATAGTGCAGCACTGccgtgggccattcggcccacaatgttgtggcgaACCAGCtagaaagcaaatcaaaaacacccaaataaGATTtctgcatttaatgtcagaaaaatgtatacaatatacatcatgaaatactttttcttcacaaccatccacgaaaacggagaaacgccccaaagaatgaatgtaaattaaatgttagaaccccaaagtccccccagcttccctctcccatgtgtaagcagcaataaagcaacaatcccccctcccccccacaagcaaaaaaagcatcggcacccccccccaccgagcagtCAAACTTGtggcaaagcatcaataaagacacagatttgcagtaccccaaagactactcgtacacccggtaattcgacataccacaggctctctgtctccctaataagagaaaaagaggtgtccctgtttcacagtgagaggggaaacataacaaacaactcactggtttacgatgttaaaagtccattgcatcgCTTCTTCCGAGCTctctgcccaaagaactcgggtctctgggcacacagccagcagccagctcgctgctttcgatcttccatctccTACGACACACTGATTTCCTGCAGAGGTACTGACCTCGAGTCCGCCCGCCCGCCTCCAAAGCCATGAAATCCTGAATCTCCGCAGGCGTGCTAATCTCCTAGGCCGCGTCCTTGGTATAACGGCCAGTTGTGGGACCCCGAGAGcgagtcccattcccacaaagaaccaaagtcagcatgtaactccaggtcagggtcttcaaaagaaccctgaaagggaaaaattaaAGATAGAAttaaagctgtttccaaagatgcaagcaaaggagttgtcaTTAGGTGCCATTGTCTCCTGCGCTCCACCCcttactaatccctcctacctacacaatgtacatatccctccatcttccttacatccatgtgcctatccaaacgtctctacCACCATATCAGGCAGCACACCCCAGGCATCCaagactctgagtaaaaaaaacttaacagtCACATCTCCCttaaacctaccccctctcactttcaatgcattAGACATTTCGACCCTGATAATCAGATgctgtctgtccactctgtcgATGCCTTCCATAATCTTGTCCTGTCAGCctctggcactccagagaaaaaaactgaagtttTTTAGCCACTCATGATTGCAAATGCCcccaaaaccaggcagcattgtAGTAACCTTCTGCACCCCTTCCAAAGCTTCAGCATCTTCCCTGTAGTGTGGGTGAACAGGACTGCaaaactccagatgtggcctgaccagaGTTGCACtattaacttcctgacttttgaactcaatgcctcaactaataaaagcaagcatttcaAAAGCCTTCCTAACCAGCTGTGTGGaaactttcaaggagctatgcacTTGGATCCAAAAATCTCTCTGCTCTGCCCTTAGCAGTGTATTAGCAGCTTGCATTGGCCCTACTGAGGTGCAACTAAGACTGCAagggttttcctcccacagtccaaagacctactggttagtaggttacttggtcattgtaaattgtcctgtgattagctcGGCTTAAATCcgggagttgctgggcagtgcagctcaaagggcctgttccatgttgtatctcttaGTTTCTTGTTGCAATGTTAGTCTTACACATGTTATATTTCACCTTTTCAAATCTCCTTTTAATTTATCTTCAAAGATTCAGACACCTTACTTTTCCTTGGATGGGAATATGTCTATTTCCACCGGGTTGTTTCATTAATATCCCATGTTTAATTACGCTTCATAATCATATTTTGTGGGTCCTTTGTTAATCATACTGAAATTAGTCAATTGATACCTTTCCCTTCTAAAGTTTCTTGTTGTTTCATCCAATCCCATGTTAGCAACTCTAAGGGTGCCTGAGACTCTGTGGTGATCACCAAACCTGGTctcctgcaggggttggtgttgggacagcttattttcagttatatatcaatgaattggatgatggaactgatggctttatggccaagttggCTGAGGATAAGAAAGTAGGTAGaagggctggtagtgttgaggcaGCAAGCAGTCTGCAGGAGGACTTCAACAGATTGGGAGACTgcgtaaagaaatggcaggtggattgtcgtgtagggaagtgtatagttCCTACTCTTACCGTTGCTGTAAGAGGAACGGTGTTCAACTGAGGAGAAAACTCAGAAACCAGAGGTACAAAGGAACTTAGGGAGTGTTTgtacaggatttcctaaaggttaacttgcaggtcgaatCAGTAAGGAAGACAAACGCAATATTTGTAATCATttcgagagaactagaatataaagtcAAGGATGTAActctgaggcttcataaggcattgatcagaccataCTTGGGTCCCTCCAATCTAAGAACGGATTGGAGAGtggccagaggaggttcataggaATGATGCCAGATGTGAAAAGGTTAACAGAAGGAGGATTTGGTGCCTCTgggtactcgctggagttcaaaagatggggtggggtgggtggaggaGATATCTCTTTGAAACccttcgaatattgaaagacttagGTAGAATGGCGgtagagaggctgtttcctatatgGGAGAGCCtagggaccagaggacacaggttaaAAATACAGGgacctccctttagaacagagaaaagggggaatttctttagtcagagggtggtgaatctgtggaattctttgctaaagatggctgtggagatgaagtcattggatatttttaaatggaggttgatatgttcttgagtagtcagggcatgaagggatatgggcttGAGAAGGAAATAgatcttaaccacacagtcaacctgcgcagaagctttgagtgtcctttggactcagaccccaagatccctctaatcctccacactactaagagtcttaccattaatactatattctgccatcgtatttgacctaccaaaatgaactatttcacacttacctgggttgaactccatctgccacttctcagcccagttttgcatcctatcaatgtcctgctataagctctgactgccctccacactatccacaacactcccaaactttgtgtcatcatttgactttttcccccttcctttccagtcctgatgaagggtctcggctcgagaCGTCAATGTtttttcccatccatagatgctgcttgacctgctgagtttctccagcattttgtgtgtattgctgcaGTAAACCTCTCTCACTTCGAGGAAGCAATGATCTCTTGATGTTGGTGACATGTGGCCACAACTAGCATCAGTCAGTTTAGCTTTTGTCTATGGGAATGTGGTATAAATAGATTGAGGAGAGGCTAAACAAGCATACGAACCAGAAGAGAAGCAGCAAGTGAAGCTGGTAACAACCATACGTAAGTGTAAGGCAAAAGTGGGTGACCCCACACAGTGTACAAAGATACTCACAGTTCTCAGCCACTGAAACATCTCACTTGATCCTTGTTATTCCCCCTAATGAGAAATAGCACTCTGTTCCATTTCCAGTGAAAGGCTGGCAATCTGGAACATTGACTCTTGTTTCTCTCCCCCCAGATGCTGAGGGTGTACAGTATTTTCTAATTCTCTGCCAGTTTGGAGTGTTTTAGTTTTGCAGCATTGCTTCATTTTTGATTCCGATGGAATGCACTCAACTAGGAATTTCTGTTAGTCATGTTTCGTGAATTCATTCCCCTTATGGTCTTGTGTTTGTGCTGTCCCAGTCTGCATTAGGATAATGGACACCATCACTGCTCTGGCCCTTGCATCTTTTCTATCAGTTTACAGTATAACTGCTCGCCTGTTGTTAATTGGTCCAAACATCATATTTTTGGATTCCaccttcttctatattatataatAGCCAACTCAATCAGTAATCAACCATGTTTTTCCTGTATATCTTTTAACAAAGAACATCAGACTCCCAGTTTTCCTTTGAGCTAGATCTATGTTATTCACATTGCAACATTGTTTTATGAGATGCAAGTCTCAAAATCCCCCGCAGGATATAGTGTGCATGAGCTGACATTCAGCCCCACCAGTCTATGCCAGTGTTTTGTCTGCTTGGCTCTCCTTCCATCTTTTCCTAGATAAAAAGGTATCAGTGTAATtctttgtgggcatgctatgtggcGGCTCTTGAACACATCCTCAAGTGTGTTGggatgttaatgcaaatgatgcatttctctatgcttccatgtacatgtgataagtaaatctaAATTTGAATCTTTGTTCCCTTTTGTCCCCTGTCCCCTCTCTAAGCCTATTTCTACTATATTCCCAAGCTTAACTAGCTGCAGAGTTTAACCTGTGTAATTCGGTGTACGGATTAAAACCTCTGGTCGTTACTGTTGCCCTAAAAAATACTTTAGAGTTATCCTGCCTGACTTTTGTTGGCACTTGTAGAGAATACTCGTCTGTTCTGTCTGTCAACGCTGGATGAGGACTATATTGCTACACTTTGCTCTAACTTCCCTTGTTTCCCCACTTTGCTGTTGATTGCTCTCCAAGACTTTGTTAAGTTCATTGTTTTCATGTTTGTCAAAGCTTTTAAACAGATTCTTTGATTTTCATGTATCGCAACTGACTGCAATTGAAAAGCGATTCATTGTCTGGGGTGGTTTAAAATAGCTGTTGTGTACAAGTATTTTGGAAGAAAGCTCTATTTGTATGTGCTTAcatttttgttgatgaaaatcaTGTAATTCATTTTTCAGCAATTAGAAATAATCACACCATTTCAGCTGTACCTCAATCCAGAGTTAATATTCAAACATTATCAAGTAAGTGTTGTGTTTCTAATCTCTAATGTATTTATGACTCAGTGTATGTGCTCATTGTTCTGATTTCCAGTCAGCAAAGCCTTTCCTATTGTATGCAAATTAGTACAATACTGCACATGTAAAATCCCTGTTCTGACTGAAGTAGCTGCTTTCATTGGTTCTGATTATGTCTTAAAATAAAGCAATTTCTGAGTCTCTTCCCCGATGTCAAAATATGTAATAAGTATTAAAGTTACTACATTGAGGCTAATTTTTATCTTCCATCATCTGAAGTCTCAGTATCAAACCTCCATTTGCTGACTGACCTTCAACCTTTTGCAGACCTTTTGTATTTCCTCGCAAATCCATCTATTTTCACATTATCGGCAATTTTGGCTGGAGTCCACTCATCCTTTCCATCCAGATCTTTAGTATACATGGTTAAGCATCCACTAGTTATTGAATGCTAAACTGAAAATGATGTACCGGGTATATCTTGACTTTCTGTTATTTGTTAAACAATATTCCATCCATCTATCTGTGCTATTATATTAGCCCAACTCCATTTACTCTTGTGCTGTAAACTTTTAATATGACAACTTGTTGAGGCTTTCTGCAAATCTAAATACACTACATTCTACTTGTTCCACATTATCTATCTTGTTTGTTACACCCTTTAGGAATTGTAGTTGAATTGTCAATTTTGCCTTCATAAAATTTGCTTGATTTTGTGATTTTCTGTAATGTTAACCTGTGCTTGTTTTTGTAGGTTTGGCGATTAATTACAAATTTCCTGTTTTTTGGTACAGTGGGATttaattttttgtttaatatGATCTTTCTGTATCCTTTTAATGGTTGTATGGATAGACAATTAGAAGTTTGAATTTAAAAAACTGCTTTATTGCTGTTCTGTTTAACCAGTGACACGTTCATTTCTGCTTGCCATTCTTTTATTTTGATGCATTCCCTTAACAGTTGTAACTGCAGATACCGGTATTGTCGCATGCTAGAGGAAGGATCATTCAGGGGCCGCACTGCAGATTTTGTCTTTATGTTTCTTTTTGGTGGATTTTTGATGACCGTATCCTTTGTTTAATGGCCTTTTTCTACAAAATTGTAAAAGTGAATAGAATACAAAATTTCTTTAAAGATTAGTAAATTATCAAACTGAACGTAACTTTTTTGAACTGTGCTTCCAAACTGAGGACTTCAATAACTAAAACTATAAAGGatacagactcagttgacacttttaaccGCCAGCTCAGAACctgtttatttaaccttgcttttcgtcttttattttcatgtttatttttatttgaacGACAtcgtctgtatgaaaagtgctctgtaAATAAAGTTTTATTGTTATTACTATTGTTAGATTAACAATACAAAACATTTAGGGTTGAGACCTGCATCAGGATCAAAAATGTGGAAGGAACATAGTCACTATAAAGAGGTGAAAGGGAGGGGTAGGACAGCCTGGTGGACGATAAGGAGGGAGTGACGGGCGGATTGAgtcagaagggggagaggggactATAGACAGAAGCCACTGGGTTCCCACCAGCTTCTATCTGTGAACTCCTCCACTTCCTCTCCTGGTGAAAcagccagcaaaatcaaagactTTTCCCACCCTAGCCATActctcttctacaccctcccccATTTCCATTTGGCAGAAAACACAAAAGCCTCAAAGCAAGTAccacaccaggctcaaggacagcttctgtcctgttgttataagactgttgaacggttccctagtatgataagatggacttttgCCCTTACAATCTtcttctttatgaccttatctctgcactgcactttcctgTAACTGTAATACTTCATTCTGCAAACTGTTATTTgaccttgtactacctcactgCACTGTTGTAATAAACTGATCTGCATgaaaggtaagtttttcactatatctcagtacatgtgataataaatcagtttATCTGCCCATCATTCTGTAACTGATTCCACCAGTCACTTACCAGCCCcgtttcacccctccctctcacttctTTATACTAGCTATCTTCTTTTTACACTCTCAGTCCTAATGCAGGGTCATGATTTGAAAGGCCTATCATCCTTTTGCCTCCCCAAATGCTATTTGACACATTGAGtttttgctccaggttccagtatCTGCCATCTgcagggtcggcacagcattgtgggccgaagg
Encoded proteins:
- the mis12 gene encoding protein MIS12 homolog, which translates into the protein MCGVSAGARSRPNPEWKRSVEDFKMADRLMTYETQFFGFSPQTCVLRIHSGIQDSLLDVMLVVERVILKKLKEHPDNSITPSQLRACTESFLQLMKDRLDAVFEKVEQGILQHIFCIPENILLREDSVQEQHLYTQEQYQELLMEISRLQQCYKCEITAKHAFLSELEEQKMAELKLEQRIHWLNSLDHMWKDNGINRIPESLAFVTELALNIPAVLAKIEEQYKDELRQMRAESA